CTGGTTTGCAATTCCCCGTGAGCCGTGTCCACCGGTACCTGAAGAAGGGGCTCTATGCTGTGAGAATAAGCCCCAGTGCTGCAGTTTACCTGGCCTCTGTGCTACAGTACCTGAGTGCCGAAGTGCTGGAGGCAGCAGGGTACGTGACCCAGGCAAAGGGGTACCACCGCATCATGCCAAGGCACATCCTGCTGGGCATTAAGTGTGATGACGAACTGCATAAACTCTTCAACCATGTGACTATTCCGCAAGGAGGTGTCCCGCCCAGAATTGAAAAGTTGCTTCTGATCAAGAAACCCAACAAAAAGTCTGCAAGTAGAAAGAGAGCTGCCCCCTGCTAGCtcccctccagctgcagctgAGCCTTGAAATGAGGGGTGGGGTCTGGCTCACTGAGACTGGGTTTCTGTGCTACAGGCTTCACTTGGTGCACTTGGTTTGTGTATTGCTGCTAAAGAATATTTATTCAGACTGGTGATTTGTATACGCTTTTTGATGTATGAAATACAGGTTTATTAGACTATCTTGCTCTTGGGATTCCTATTTATGCAGTAGATTCTAATAAGGAATCCAGCTCTGGTCTGTATGATTTTAGAGAAAAATGGTCTTCTGTCCTGGTCTAGTGTCTTAGCCACAGGAGACGTGGTTTTAGTCCTGATTCTGATATAGGCAGAGCAGTCCCATGGGTACGGCAAATTGGGGTGACTGCTCTGGGCCCcctgctttggggggccccatggGCCATCAGTGTGATTGTCCAGCACTGGGTGTGCTTGGTCCTGGAAGTGACTGATTGTCATTTCTGCCCTGGGTCCTGTACCCCCCAGGTACGGCCTGGATACCGGCTTCATTGTGTTATCTTGAACgagtcatttaggcccagatcctcaaaggcatttaggcacctccctcccttgaggatctgggccttagttcctCCCCCATAAAGTAGggataattcttttttttttttttttttttttgtctatttagataagtgccttgtacaatggggccctaatctcaATTGCTCCCATAATACAACTAGTAATAGGATTTGGAAGAAGGGAGGCCCTTGCAGAAAACTGGTATTTCCACAATCCTACAGCAGGGGAGCAGTGAGAAGGGCCATCCTGATGCAAGGCAGGCGGAGAATAGAAATGCCCTTATGTGAGAGGCGTCGTGGTGGTCTTGCCCCCTCAACTAATGACATTAATGTGCCCTGAACAATGTGCTACCCCAAACCTAGGGGAGAATGTTCAATTGGCCCAGAACTAGGCACAACTCCTATGTCACCAGTGTCGAGACTGAACCATGTGGTTACTGCCATAGGGGAGTCTCGTATGAGACTAGGTTGATTCCTCACTGGGCCTTGTCCTAAGCATGTACAGAGGGTGTATTATCACTACCTGTTCAGTCTGCTGTATCCAAGTACTCTGGTTTTTAGCCTTTAGGGAGCACTTGAATAATCTTTTCTGTTTGAGAGGGCTAGAaaccacttggtaaggcaactcccatcttttcatgtgctgtgtatttatatccGCCTACTGTATCtcccactccatgcatctgatgaagtgggtgatagcccatgaaagcttatgcccaaatttcttagcctctaaggtgccacaaggactccttgttttgtgctttttttttttctttctttctaaatgaaagatgagattctcatgGAATcccaggcttcagagtagcagccgtgttagtctgtattcgcaaaaagaaaaggagtacttgtggcaccgtagagactaacaaatttattagagcataagcttttgtgagctacagctcacttcatcggatgttttccaccaaatgcatccgatgaagtgagctgtagctcacgaaagcttatgctctaataaatttgttagtctgtaaggtgccacaagtactccttttcttcatggaatcccatgactccaggagctggggtttaaagaaaagcaccaaatagcATAAGACTCCCAATAAATTACAGGAATTTGGCAGCCACAAGCCTaggaagggagagaaggggggcaATTGCAGCAGGACCCCCTACCCCAAGAGGTGGGAGTTGGTGAAGATCCCTTGGAGAAGCAGAGCTACACTGAAGGAAGGGGATAGCCAGCATTGGTGTGGGGGTTGGTGGGGTGTGAAGTTCCCCTCTAGttttatctggaccggtgatctgctaagTCACTCCACTCCTTGATGCTGGGAGCCAGCcttgctctgctctgctgtgaggaaccccccactcctgggctgttcatgcacagcctctggcatgtaagcagCTCCCAGCTACTTACaagtgaatgacactagccaatatctccggtcccagacacaacccaaGGAACCtttgtcttgcagtgtccaggtATGGATGCCACAAGCTTATAgaagtttgtcagtttaacaaagaaagtgatatgtaccaggcttgttatactaaagggagcctctgacacacttcaaaccaaaggcactgcttcaggtagaataaataaacagatttattaactataaagattgACttaataatcacttaaaatctaagcataataagtcagatttggtcaaatgaaataaaagcaaaacgcagtctaagctgctcttaacactttcaatgtccttaaaaacttagatgcttctaaccacaggctggctggttacttttcagtcaggctctcccctttgatcagtgtttCAGTCCCTTGGTGGAGGtttctgtagatgtaggtgggagagagagcatggcaaaatctctcccttttatcatgtcctttctttcctcctggcGTTGCGTGTGTGGTGTGCCGCCCCTCAGAggcaggtgagcattacctgattgcagtcccaaactgaccaaaggaagggggtgactccctcgagggtctaacagattcttttgttgctgcctaaaccagtgtccattgttcctgtgaggctgggctgggtttgtcccatccataccctgatgaggtgtgaactgcctcccTGTTCTTGGACAGTTTTTGCAGGGGCTTACTTTAAGCCAGGAGGAtatattttcagcctcataactatatacatgaaattataaccttactGTAACAGttactataacaaccatgctcagtacATTCattatgagccttctgaagacacccaacatgacaaactttgcattggatactacataatcattttataaagatgaatatgggggtgtccccctgaggtacagagagtcACATGGGGTGAATAAGTCTTGGGGTGAGGGTgacagagttggggtgcagaattAACTGGAATCTTGGGACTTGGGGAAAAGTGAGGAGCCCTATGGGCACACAGGTAGAGCTcctgtggggggtgtgtgtgtgtgcgtgcatgtaaAAATTGATACTCTATAAACTTTgggagagttggcaatactgttctTGCCAGGCCTACGGGGAGGGTCACTGAACAGACCCAAAACCACaatctctctttaaaaacaacaaaaacacccctcaattttgggggcctgactcttGACATTTGAGCTCCTGCAGTTGGCAATATTGCACACAGGAGTATATAGGTTATCAGGTTCTTACAGGGTTCAGAAAGTTTTCTGAAGTGCTGAATGCTGGTGGCTCCGATTGGGCACCCACCACTGCTGTCAATGTGTGTCCAAAATCACAGCTTAAGCATTTTCCTCCCATCTCTTCTTTAtcttctcctgccccctcccttctccagctGTTTGGAGGGTTAAGTCTGATCGTCTCAGTGTACTGGCCACTTAGGAATGTGGCAGAAAAATGTGTGCAGGTACACATGTGGACACACACAACGCAGAACAAATGTTTTGTTGTACAGCTGACTTTTCTTGAGGCTGAAGTAGCTGGTAACTTTCAACGACCAGTTTGCCTTGgtcttttgaataaaaaaatgtt
This DNA window, taken from Dermochelys coriacea isolate rDerCor1 chromosome 6, rDerCor1.pri.v4, whole genome shotgun sequence, encodes the following:
- the LOC119857477 gene encoding late histone H2A.1-like isoform X1, translated to MPIDRMSGRGKRKAKPWSSRSQSKRAGLQFPVSRVHRYLKKGLYAVRISPSAAVYLASVLQYLSAEVLEAAGYVTQAKGYHRIMPRHILLGIKCDDELHKLFNHVTIPQGGVPPRIEKLLLIKKPNKKSASRKRAAPC
- the LOC119857477 gene encoding late histone H2A.1-like isoform X2 is translated as MSGRGKRKAKPWSSRSQSKRAGLQFPVSRVHRYLKKGLYAVRISPSAAVYLASVLQYLSAEVLEAAGYVTQAKGYHRIMPRHILLGIKCDDELHKLFNHVTIPQGGVPPRIEKLLLIKKPNKKSASRKRAAPC